The following are from one region of the Hymenobacter sp. YIM 151858-1 genome:
- a CDS encoding N-acetylmuramoyl-L-alanine amidase, producing the protein MRRIDYIVVHTTATPQTATVESITRYWREVKGWRTVGYHKVVPPNGATVRLAPDSAVTNGVAGHNSNSLHVSYIGGVDAKGRALDNRTPQQKAELERIITAWLALYPNAKVVGHRDFPGVKKACPSFDVAAWWASVK; encoded by the coding sequence ATGAGGCGCATTGATTACATCGTGGTTCACACCACGGCGACCCCGCAAACCGCTACGGTCGAAAGCATTACCCGCTACTGGCGGGAGGTAAAAGGCTGGCGAACCGTGGGCTACCACAAAGTCGTGCCGCCCAACGGGGCCACCGTGCGGTTAGCGCCGGACAGCGCCGTTACCAACGGCGTGGCGGGCCACAACAGCAACAGCCTGCACGTTAGCTACATCGGCGGCGTTGATGCCAAAGGCCGGGCGCTGGACAACCGCACGCCCCAGCAGAAGGCGGAATTGGAGCGTATTATCACGGCGTGGCTGGCGCTGTACCCCAATGCCAAGGTGGTGGGGCACCGCGACTTTCCCGGCGTGAAAAAAGCCTGTCCGTCATTTGATGTCGCCGCGTGGTGGGCCAGCGTGAAGTAG
- a CDS encoding RusA family crossover junction endodeoxyribonuclease, whose product MGKPRHIVIEHEPMGAPRMTKSDKWKKRDVVVRYHALKDAIRAACATHGYTLGEAVALRFEIPMPAGWSKRKKEEMRGKPHQQRPDWDNLAKGFCDAFNVEDSHVHTAHITKVWADEGRIIILNP is encoded by the coding sequence ATGGGTAAGCCCCGCCACATCGTAATCGAACACGAGCCGATGGGTGCCCCGCGCATGACGAAATCCGACAAGTGGAAGAAGCGCGACGTGGTGGTGCGCTACCACGCCCTGAAGGACGCCATTCGGGCAGCGTGCGCTACGCACGGCTACACCTTGGGCGAGGCAGTTGCCTTGCGGTTTGAAATACCCATGCCTGCTGGCTGGTCAAAGCGAAAAAAGGAGGAAATGAGGGGCAAGCCGCACCAGCAGCGGCCCGATTGGGATAACCTCGCAAAGGGATTTTGCGATGCTTTTAACGTGGAAGACAGCCACGTACATACAGCACATATAACCAAAGTATGGGCTGACGAAGGGCGCATCATCATCCTTAACCCGTAA